From Canis aureus isolate CA01 chromosome 7, VMU_Caureus_v.1.0, whole genome shotgun sequence, a single genomic window includes:
- the TBCC gene encoding tubulin-specific chaperone C: MEAASCSAAAANGAVGSQRDRSLVPERLQRREQERQLEVERRKQKRQNQEVEEEKSDFFAAAFARERAAVEELLESGESMEQLDEAAARLQGLQKLVNDAVLFLAAYDLRQGQEALTRLQATLAERRQELQPKKRFAFKTRRKDAVSATTVDAAPGPAAAEGILAFPPPLKEEGGGIGSGFVFGFSNVESQVLEKRAEELHQRDVLLTELSKCTVRLYGNPNTLRLAKARGCTLLCGPVSTSVFLEDCSDCVLAVACQQLRVHTTRDTRIFLQVTSRAIVEDCSGIQFAPYTWSYPGIDKDFEGSGLDRSKNNWNDVDDFNWLARDTASPNWSILPEEERTVQWD, from the coding sequence ATGGAGGCTGCTAGTTGCTCCGCCGCCGCGGCAAACGGGGCCGTGGGCTCGCAGCGGGACCGGAGCCTGGTGCCTGAGCGGCTGCAGAGACGGGAACAAGAGCGGCAGCTGGAGGTGGAAAGGCGGAAGCAAAAGCGGCAGAaccaggaggtggaggaggagaagagcGACTTTTTCGCCGCCGCCTTCGCTCGGGAGCGAGCGGCCGTGGAAGAGCTTCTGGAGAGCGGGGAATCCATGGAGCAGCTGGACGAGGCGGCCGCTCGGCTCCAGGGCCTGCAGAAACTTGTCAACGACGCGGTTTTGTTCCTGGCCGCCTACGACCTGCGGCAGGGACAGGAGGCGCTGACGCGGCTGCAGGCGACCCTGGCCGAGCGGCGCCAGGAGCTGCAGCCCAAGAAGCGTTTTGCTTTCAAGACCCGGAGGAAGGACGCTGTTTCGGCCACCACGGTAGACGCAGCTCCCGGCCCCGCGGCGGCCGAAGGCATCCTGGCCTTCCCGCCGCCattgaaggaggagggaggaggcatcGGCTCCGGCTTTGTCTTCGGCTTCTCCAATGTGGAGTCCCAAGTCTTGGAGAAGCGGGCGGAGGAGCTGCACCAGCGCGACGTCCTTTTGACCGAACTGAGCAAGTGCACAGTCAGACTGTATGGTAATCCCAATACCTTGCGACTAGCCAAAGCCCGAGGCTGCACGCTGCTCTGCGGCCCGGTGTCCACTTCTGTGTTCCTGGAAGACTGCAGTGATTGCGTGCTGGCCGTGGCCTGCCAACAGCTCCGCGTACACACTACGAGAGACACCCGCATCTTCTTGCAGGTGACCAGCAGAGCCATCGTGGAGGACTGCAGCGGGATCCAGTTCGCCCCTTATACCTGGAGCTACCCGGGGATCGACAAGGACTTCGAGGGCTCTGGCTTAGATAGGAGCAAAAATAACTGGAACGACGTTGACGACTTCAACTGGCTGGCCCGGGATACGGCCTCCCCAAACTGGAGTATCCTTCCTGAAGAAGAACGAACGGTCCAGTGGGACTAA